A genomic stretch from Georgenia muralis includes:
- a CDS encoding exodeoxyribonuclease III yields the protein MLTVASVNVNGVRAAFRRGMAAWLAARNPDVLLLQEVRADDQTLAEHLGEGWHVAHQASDAKGRAGVAVASRVPATAVRVGLGNGTPEPEVDTGRWVEMDLEVGERPLTVVSAYIHSGTAGTEKMDLKFAHLDKVTHRLVELSGQAAAGERDLLVAGDVNIAHGERDIKNWKGNHNKTSGALDAEIAYLDRWTGELGLVDVARRIAGDVPGPYTWWSWRGKAFDNDAGWRIDYQLATHGLAERAVDAGVDRAASYDQRFSDHAPVVATYDL from the coding sequence GTGCTCACCGTCGCCTCCGTCAACGTCAACGGCGTCCGCGCCGCCTTCCGTCGCGGCATGGCCGCCTGGCTCGCCGCCCGCAACCCGGACGTCCTGCTCCTCCAGGAGGTCCGGGCCGACGACCAGACCCTCGCCGAGCACCTCGGTGAGGGCTGGCACGTCGCGCACCAGGCGAGCGACGCCAAGGGCCGGGCCGGGGTCGCCGTCGCCTCGCGCGTCCCGGCCACCGCGGTGCGGGTGGGGCTGGGCAACGGCACCCCCGAGCCCGAGGTCGACACCGGCCGCTGGGTGGAGATGGACCTCGAGGTCGGCGAGCGGCCCCTCACCGTCGTCTCGGCCTACATCCACTCCGGCACCGCCGGCACGGAGAAGATGGACCTCAAGTTCGCCCACCTGGACAAGGTGACCCACCGCCTCGTCGAGCTCTCCGGCCAGGCCGCGGCGGGGGAGCGGGACCTTCTCGTCGCCGGCGACGTCAACATCGCCCACGGCGAGCGGGACATCAAGAACTGGAAGGGCAACCACAACAAGACCTCAGGCGCCCTCGACGCCGAGATCGCCTACCTCGACCGGTGGACCGGCGAGCTCGGGCTCGTCGACGTCGCGCGACGGATCGCGGGGGACGTGCCCGGGCCCTACACGTGGTGGTCCTGGCGGGGCAAGGCGTTCGACAACGACGCAGGCTGGCGCATCGACTACCAGCTCGCCACCCACGGGCTCGCGGAGCGGGCGGTCGACGCCGGCGTCGACCGGGCCGCCTCCTACGACCAGCGGTTCTCGGACCACGCACCCGTGGTCGCCACCTACGACCTCTAG
- a CDS encoding amidohydrolase yields MHTATARSETARRITAVVAGLEDELVALRRRVHAHPEPAWMEHETTALVAERLRAAGLVPRLFEGTGLMVNIGADPRGRGRRRIALRADLDALPLQETTGLPFASEKDGFAHACGHDLHTVALLGAALTLKALDDAGELPVGVRCIFQPAEEVQPGGAERAMGEGVLDGVEQIYALHCDPKLDVGLVGSRIGPITAASDTVTVTVQAEGGHTSRPHLTGDVVFALGELITSLPAVLGRRMDPRAGVNLTWGAVHAGRASNAIPASGTITGTLRCLDGRAWQRAAKVIQDAIPQILGPYGVEVDVNYVRGIPPVVNEERAVRTVDAAAKDVLGPDAVVLAEQSLGGEDFAWYLTRIPGALVRLGTRTPGGPSFDLHRGDIVFDERALGLGAQVLARAAVLAGATAVDEPDGLPSRVHGQL; encoded by the coding sequence GTGCACACCGCGACCGCCCGCTCCGAGACCGCCCGACGCATCACCGCCGTCGTGGCCGGGCTCGAGGACGAGCTCGTCGCGCTGCGCCGCCGCGTCCACGCCCACCCCGAGCCGGCGTGGATGGAGCACGAGACGACCGCGCTGGTGGCCGAGCGCCTCCGCGCAGCCGGGCTGGTGCCGCGCCTGTTCGAGGGCACCGGCCTCATGGTCAACATCGGGGCCGACCCGCGGGGGCGGGGCCGGCGCCGCATCGCACTGCGGGCCGACCTCGACGCCCTGCCGCTGCAGGAGACCACCGGGCTGCCCTTCGCGTCGGAGAAGGACGGCTTCGCCCACGCCTGCGGCCACGACCTCCACACCGTCGCCCTCCTCGGTGCGGCGCTGACGCTCAAGGCGCTCGACGACGCCGGCGAGCTGCCGGTGGGGGTGCGCTGCATCTTCCAGCCGGCGGAGGAGGTCCAGCCCGGCGGCGCCGAGCGGGCCATGGGGGAGGGGGTGCTCGACGGGGTGGAGCAGATCTACGCCCTGCACTGCGACCCCAAGCTCGACGTCGGCCTCGTCGGCTCGCGGATCGGTCCCATCACCGCGGCGTCGGACACCGTCACCGTCACCGTCCAGGCCGAGGGCGGGCACACCTCCCGCCCGCACCTGACCGGGGACGTCGTCTTCGCGCTGGGCGAGCTCATCACCTCCCTGCCGGCGGTCCTCGGCCGGCGGATGGACCCGCGGGCCGGGGTCAACCTCACGTGGGGCGCCGTCCACGCCGGCCGGGCGTCCAACGCGATCCCGGCCAGCGGCACGATCACCGGGACGCTGCGCTGCCTCGACGGCCGGGCGTGGCAGCGGGCCGCCAAGGTCATCCAGGACGCGATCCCGCAGATCCTGGGACCCTACGGCGTCGAGGTCGACGTCAACTACGTGCGCGGCATCCCGCCCGTGGTGAACGAGGAGCGGGCGGTGCGGACCGTCGACGCGGCCGCCAAGGACGTCCTCGGCCCGGACGCCGTGGTGCTCGCGGAGCAGTCCCTCGGCGGTGAGGACTTCGCCTGGTACCTCACCCGCATCCCCGGTGCGCTCGTGCGGCTGGGCACCCGCACCCCCGGTGGACCGTCCTTCGACCTCCACCGGGGCGACATCGTCTTCGACGAACGTGCGCTCGGCCTCGGCGCCCAGGTCCTGGCCCGTGCGGCGGTCCTCGCCGGCGCCACCGCCGTGGACGAGCCGGATGGGCTCCCGTCGCGGGTGCACGGGCAGCTCTGA
- the glyA gene encoding serine hydroxymethyltransferase, with the protein MTQQDATSVADQSLAELDPEIAAVLDGELVRQRETLEMIASENFVPRAVLQAQGSVLTNKYAEGYPGRRYYGGCEQVDIAENLAIERATALFGAEYANVQPHSGAQANAAVLHALATPGETILGLSLAHGGHLTHGMKINFSGKLYKVAAYGVDEQSHRIEMETVRAKALESRPKVIIAGWSAYPRQLDFAAFREIADEVGAYLWTDMAHFAGLVAAGLHPSPVPHSDVVSSTVHKTLGGPRSGFLLARDKEAFGKKLDSAVFPGQQGGPLMHVVAAKAVAFKVAAGEEFRERQERTLEGARIIAERLTQQDVRDSGVSLVTGGTDVHLVLVDLRSSALDGQQAEDLLHGAGITVNRNAVPFDPRPPRVTSGLRIGTPALASRGFGAAEFTEVADIIATTLVGGAGTDVEAMRARVRALTEAFPLYPGLQQ; encoded by the coding sequence ATGACCCAGCAAGACGCCACGTCCGTGGCCGACCAGAGCCTCGCCGAGCTCGACCCCGAGATCGCCGCCGTCCTCGACGGTGAGCTCGTCCGCCAGCGCGAGACGCTGGAGATGATCGCGTCGGAGAACTTCGTCCCGCGCGCCGTCCTCCAGGCCCAGGGGTCGGTCCTGACGAACAAGTACGCCGAGGGCTACCCCGGGCGCCGGTACTACGGCGGCTGCGAGCAGGTCGACATCGCCGAGAACCTCGCCATCGAGCGGGCGACCGCCCTCTTCGGCGCGGAGTACGCCAACGTCCAGCCGCACTCCGGCGCCCAGGCGAACGCAGCCGTCCTGCACGCGCTCGCCACCCCGGGCGAGACCATCCTGGGCCTCTCGCTCGCCCACGGCGGGCACCTCACCCACGGCATGAAGATCAACTTCTCGGGCAAGCTCTACAAGGTCGCGGCCTACGGCGTCGACGAGCAGAGCCACCGCATCGAGATGGAGACGGTGCGTGCGAAGGCGCTCGAGTCCCGCCCCAAGGTCATCATCGCCGGCTGGTCGGCCTACCCCCGTCAGCTCGACTTCGCCGCGTTCCGGGAGATCGCCGACGAGGTGGGCGCCTACCTGTGGACCGACATGGCGCACTTCGCCGGGCTGGTCGCCGCGGGCCTGCACCCCTCCCCGGTGCCGCACTCGGACGTCGTCTCCTCCACGGTCCACAAGACTCTCGGCGGCCCGCGCTCGGGCTTCCTGCTCGCGCGGGACAAGGAGGCCTTCGGCAAGAAGCTGGACTCGGCCGTCTTCCCGGGTCAGCAGGGCGGGCCCCTCATGCACGTCGTGGCCGCCAAGGCGGTGGCGTTCAAGGTCGCCGCCGGCGAGGAGTTCCGCGAGCGGCAGGAGCGCACCCTCGAGGGCGCGCGGATCATCGCCGAGCGCCTGACCCAGCAGGACGTGCGCGACTCCGGCGTCTCCCTCGTCACCGGCGGCACCGACGTCCACCTCGTCCTGGTGGACCTGCGCAGCTCCGCCCTCGACGGGCAGCAGGCCGAGGACCTCCTCCACGGCGCCGGGATCACCGTCAACCGCAACGCCGTGCCGTTCGACCCGCGTCCGCCGCGGGTGACGTCCGGGCTGCGCATCGGCACCCCGGCGCTCGCCAGCCGCGGCTTCGGCGCGGCGGAGTTCACCGAGGTGGCCGACATCATCGCCACGACGCTCGTCGGCGGCGCCGGCACCGACGTCGAGGCGATGCGGGCCCGGGTGCGGGCGCTGACCGAGGCCTTCCCCCTCTACCCGGGGCTGCAGCAGTGA
- a CDS encoding bifunctional methylenetetrahydrofolate dehydrogenase/methenyltetrahydrofolate cyclohydrolase: MTARVLDGRATAATIKAELAERVAALSARGRTPGLGTVLVGEDPGSRAYVSGKHRDCAEVGIASIRVDLPATASQADVEAAVARLNADPACTGYIVQLPLPAAVDTNAVLELIDPGKDADGLHPTNLGRLVLRVKEPVTSPLPCTPRAVLELLARHGIDLAGKDVCVVGRGTTVGRSIGLLLTRKDVNATVTLTHTGTADLAQHVRAADVVVAAAGQPGIITADMVRPGAVVLDVGVSRVVDPATGKATLRGDVDPAVADVAAWLSPNPGGVGPMTRAMLLANVVDTAERLAG; this comes from the coding sequence GTGACGGCCCGCGTCCTGGACGGGCGGGCCACCGCCGCCACGATCAAGGCCGAGCTCGCCGAGCGTGTCGCCGCGCTGTCCGCCCGCGGGCGCACCCCCGGGCTCGGCACCGTCCTGGTGGGGGAGGACCCCGGCTCCCGGGCGTACGTGTCGGGCAAGCACCGCGACTGCGCCGAGGTCGGGATCGCCTCGATCCGGGTGGACCTGCCGGCGACGGCGAGCCAGGCCGACGTCGAGGCCGCCGTCGCGCGGCTCAACGCCGACCCCGCCTGCACCGGGTACATCGTCCAGCTGCCGCTGCCGGCCGCGGTGGACACCAACGCCGTCCTCGAGCTCATCGACCCGGGCAAGGACGCCGACGGCCTGCACCCGACCAACCTGGGCCGGCTGGTGCTGCGGGTCAAGGAGCCGGTGACGTCCCCGCTGCCCTGCACCCCGCGGGCGGTGCTCGAGCTCCTCGCGCGCCACGGCATCGACCTGGCCGGGAAGGACGTGTGTGTGGTCGGTCGCGGGACCACCGTGGGCCGGTCCATCGGCCTGCTCCTGACCCGCAAGGACGTCAACGCGACCGTCACGCTCACCCACACCGGGACGGCGGACCTCGCCCAGCACGTGCGCGCCGCGGACGTCGTCGTCGCGGCGGCGGGGCAGCCCGGGATCATCACCGCCGACATGGTCCGGCCCGGCGCGGTCGTCCTGGACGTCGGGGTCTCCCGCGTGGTGGACCCGGCCACCGGGAAGGCGACCCTGCGCGGTGACGTCGACCCCGCCGTCGCCGACGTCGCGGCCTGGCTCTCGCCCAACCCCGGCGGGGTGGGACCGATGACCCGGGCGATGCTCCTGGCCAACGTGGTCGACACCGCGGAGCGACTCGCGGGCTGA
- the galK gene encoding galactokinase codes for MSALLPAWTDAEGAARVRALFADALGGEPDGVWAAPGRVNLIGEHTDYNDGLCLPLALPHRTFVALRARPDRTARLVSAQEGAASGAAGGRRAVREVDLDGVAPAGSAGAVDGWPAYPAGVAWALAGDGHPVPGFDVAVDSCVPYGAGLSSSAAIECAVAVALDGVGGLGLAGPDDDAGRARLAAACVRAENEVAGAPTGGMDQAASLRCRSGHALLLDTSDGSVTQIPFDLAAAGLALLVVDTRAEHRLVDGQYARRREVCESAAAALGVASLRVVADALAAGTTTLTEVLDRLADDEQRRRVRHVVTEIERVRALVDVLSAAPGAALTGTALAEAGALLDGSHASLAEDYEVSCDELDLAVTAARAAGAHGARMTGGGFGGSAIALVDAASAAEVADAVERAFAAAGFARPEFLVAEPAGAAAPVG; via the coding sequence GTGAGCGCGCTGCTGCCGGCGTGGACCGACGCCGAGGGGGCAGCGCGGGTGCGTGCGCTCTTCGCCGACGCGCTCGGCGGGGAGCCGGACGGGGTGTGGGCGGCCCCGGGCCGGGTCAACCTCATCGGGGAGCACACCGACTACAACGACGGGCTGTGCCTGCCGCTCGCGCTGCCGCACCGCACCTTCGTCGCGCTGCGCGCCCGGCCGGACCGCACCGCCCGGCTCGTCAGCGCCCAGGAGGGCGCGGCGTCGGGCGCCGCAGGGGGACGGCGAGCCGTGCGCGAGGTCGACCTCGACGGCGTCGCGCCGGCCGGGTCCGCGGGCGCCGTCGACGGCTGGCCCGCCTACCCCGCCGGGGTGGCCTGGGCCCTGGCGGGCGACGGGCACCCCGTCCCCGGGTTCGACGTCGCCGTCGACTCGTGCGTGCCCTACGGCGCCGGTCTGAGCTCCTCCGCCGCGATCGAGTGCGCCGTCGCGGTCGCGCTGGACGGGGTCGGCGGACTCGGTCTCGCCGGGCCGGACGACGACGCCGGACGGGCCCGGCTCGCCGCGGCCTGCGTCCGCGCGGAGAACGAGGTCGCGGGCGCCCCCACCGGCGGCATGGACCAGGCGGCGTCGCTGCGCTGCCGGTCCGGGCACGCCCTGCTCCTGGACACCTCCGACGGCTCCGTCACACAGATCCCGTTCGACCTGGCGGCGGCCGGGCTCGCCCTGCTCGTGGTGGACACCCGGGCCGAGCACCGGCTCGTGGACGGCCAGTACGCCCGCCGCCGGGAGGTCTGCGAGAGCGCCGCGGCGGCCCTGGGGGTCGCCTCGCTGCGGGTGGTGGCCGACGCGCTGGCGGCGGGCACGACGACCCTGACGGAGGTCCTCGACCGGCTCGCCGACGACGAGCAGCGCCGGCGCGTGCGGCACGTGGTCACCGAGATCGAGCGGGTCCGCGCGCTGGTCGACGTGCTCTCGGCGGCGCCGGGGGCCGCCCTGACGGGGACGGCCCTGGCGGAGGCCGGGGCCCTCCTCGACGGCTCCCACGCCTCCCTGGCCGAGGACTACGAGGTCTCCTGCGACGAGCTCGACCTGGCCGTGACGGCCGCCCGGGCCGCCGGCGCGCACGGGGCCCGGATGACCGGCGGGGGTTTCGGCGGCTCGGCCATCGCCCTGGTGGACGCGGCCTCCGCCGCCGAGGTGGCCGACGCCGTCGAGCGTGCCTTCGCCGCCGCCGGGTTCGCCCGGCCGGAGTTCCTCGTCGCCGAGCCGGCCGGCGCGGCCGCACCCGTGGGCTAG
- a CDS encoding DeoR/GlpR family DNA-binding transcription regulator, producing MEREGTAPLFARQRQEFILEQVARHGAVRVAEVVEALGVSEMTVRRDITELVSRGLVDRVHGGAVATAGAAEEPLFGTKVGQHPGEKAAIGRRAASLVRPGDSVALTGGTTTLAVAQALAALPHVGTLTVVTNSLPAAQVLHDEAERARADSRPAPTVLLTGGERTRSDALVGPLAVDTLRRMRVEWAFLGAHGFDPATGLMTPNLAEGATNEAMVGAARTPVAVVDASKWGVIGLRTFCSVHELAVLVTDEPPGPATVTAAEEHGIVLEITQE from the coding sequence ATGGAACGTGAGGGAACCGCCCCCCTCTTCGCGCGGCAGCGCCAGGAGTTCATCCTCGAGCAGGTCGCCCGGCACGGGGCCGTCCGGGTGGCGGAGGTCGTCGAGGCGCTCGGCGTCTCGGAGATGACCGTGCGCCGCGACATCACCGAGCTCGTCTCGCGCGGCCTGGTCGACCGGGTCCACGGCGGCGCGGTGGCCACGGCGGGCGCCGCGGAGGAGCCGCTCTTCGGCACCAAGGTGGGTCAGCACCCCGGGGAGAAGGCGGCCATCGGGCGCCGCGCCGCCTCGCTGGTCCGCCCGGGCGACTCCGTCGCCCTGACCGGCGGCACGACCACCCTCGCCGTGGCGCAGGCCCTGGCCGCCCTGCCGCACGTGGGGACCCTCACGGTGGTGACGAACTCCCTGCCCGCCGCACAGGTCCTCCACGACGAGGCAGAGCGCGCCCGCGCCGACTCCCGCCCCGCACCCACGGTGCTGCTCACCGGCGGTGAGCGCACCCGCTCCGACGCCCTGGTCGGTCCGCTCGCGGTCGACACGCTGCGACGGATGCGGGTGGAGTGGGCGTTCCTCGGGGCGCACGGGTTCGACCCCGCCACAGGCCTCATGACCCCCAACCTCGCCGAGGGCGCCACCAACGAGGCGATGGTGGGCGCCGCCCGGACCCCCGTCGCCGTGGTCGACGCCTCGAAGTGGGGCGTGATCGGCCTGCGCACCTTCTGCTCCGTGCACGAGCTGGCGGTGCTCGTCACCGACGAGCCCCCCGGGCCCGCGACCGTCACGGCCGCGGAGGAGCACGGCATCGTCCTCGAGATCACCCAGGAGTGA
- the galT gene encoding galactose-1-phosphate uridylyltransferase: protein MTAPDRATVRRTSTRLADGRELIYFDDSEPYVSGGATRRLDDPRPLSDRFAPVTGEDGVPRPVTGPEMRYDVLTGEWVPMAAHRMNRTHLPPADANPLAPARPGAAYSDGEIPDTDYDVVVFENRFPSLMAVPGVEDVVDHVDGEELWPTRPAAGRCEVICFSPDSTASLAGVGRRRMRTVIEAWADRTAELSALPGIEQVFCFENRGREIGVTLHHPHGQIYAYPYLTPRTATMLRQARAHRERTGRNLLRDVLDAELHSGRRVVAESEHWAAYVPAAARWPVEVHLAPRRDVPDLPALTDAECDDLAEIYLRLLQGGDRFFVVPPGEEDSGGPIHLPYIAAWHQAPVREGRDDLRLHLQLFSVLRAPGKLKYLAGSESGMGAWISDTTPERIADRLREVVPAGAGPA from the coding sequence ATGACCGCACCAGACCGCGCCACGGTCCGCCGCACCAGCACCCGCCTGGCCGACGGACGAGAGCTCATCTACTTCGACGACTCCGAGCCCTACGTCTCCGGCGGCGCCACCCGCCGCCTGGACGACCCCCGACCGCTGTCGGACCGGTTCGCGCCGGTCACGGGTGAGGACGGGGTGCCGCGGCCGGTGACCGGACCGGAGATGCGCTACGACGTCCTCACCGGCGAGTGGGTGCCGATGGCGGCGCACCGGATGAACCGCACGCACCTGCCCCCCGCCGACGCCAACCCCCTCGCCCCGGCCCGTCCCGGCGCGGCCTACTCCGACGGGGAGATCCCGGACACCGACTACGACGTCGTCGTGTTCGAGAACCGCTTCCCCTCCCTCATGGCCGTCCCCGGGGTCGAGGACGTCGTCGACCACGTCGACGGCGAGGAGCTGTGGCCCACCCGCCCGGCGGCGGGCCGGTGCGAGGTCATCTGCTTCTCGCCCGACTCCACCGCCTCCCTCGCCGGCGTCGGTCGTCGTCGGATGCGCACGGTCATCGAGGCGTGGGCGGACCGCACCGCGGAGCTCTCCGCCCTGCCCGGGATCGAGCAGGTGTTCTGCTTCGAGAACCGCGGCCGGGAGATCGGCGTGACGCTGCACCACCCCCACGGCCAGATCTACGCCTACCCCTACCTCACCCCGCGCACCGCGACGATGCTGCGCCAGGCCCGGGCCCACCGCGAGCGCACCGGGCGCAACCTCCTGCGCGACGTCCTCGACGCCGAGCTCCACTCCGGACGGCGCGTGGTGGCCGAGTCCGAGCACTGGGCGGCCTACGTCCCCGCGGCGGCGCGCTGGCCCGTCGAGGTCCACCTCGCCCCCCGGCGCGACGTGCCGGACCTGCCGGCCCTCACCGACGCCGAGTGTGACGACCTCGCCGAGATCTACCTGCGCCTGCTCCAGGGCGGGGACCGGTTCTTCGTGGTCCCGCCCGGCGAGGAGGACTCCGGCGGACCCATCCACCTGCCCTACATCGCGGCGTGGCACCAGGCACCGGTCCGCGAGGGCCGCGACGACCTGCGCCTGCACCTGCAGCTCTTCTCGGTCCTGCGCGCCCCCGGCAAGCTCAAGTACCTCGCCGGCTCGGAGTCGGGCATGGGCGCGTGGATCTCCGACACCACCCCCGAGCGCATCGCCGACCGGCTGCGCGAGGTCGTCCCGGCCGGGGCGGGGCCGGCGTGA
- a CDS encoding 2'-5' RNA ligase family protein — protein MHLPERSGDQVRIGVALQVPAPYGTLVQAVRARVGDPLAHAIPPHITLLPPTVVERDHLPDVVAHLAAIAAAEAPFVVALEGAGTFRPVSPVVFVKVSRGAERCAALESLVRSGPLAQELRFPYHPHVTVAHDLDEDTLDRAHLLVEDFEATYAQGSMRLYEHGEDGVWRTVARLPLTGTSVHAATADRVG, from the coding sequence GTGCACCTTCCCGAGCGGTCCGGCGACCAGGTGCGCATCGGCGTCGCCCTGCAGGTCCCGGCCCCCTACGGCACCCTCGTGCAGGCGGTCCGGGCCCGCGTGGGCGACCCCCTCGCCCACGCCATCCCCCCGCACATCACGCTGCTGCCGCCGACCGTGGTCGAGCGGGACCACCTGCCCGACGTCGTCGCCCACCTCGCCGCGATCGCGGCGGCGGAAGCCCCGTTCGTCGTCGCCCTCGAGGGCGCCGGCACCTTCCGGCCCGTCAGCCCGGTGGTCTTCGTCAAGGTGAGCCGCGGTGCCGAGCGGTGCGCCGCGCTGGAGTCCCTCGTCCGCAGCGGGCCGCTCGCCCAGGAGCTGCGCTTCCCCTACCACCCCCACGTCACGGTGGCCCACGACCTCGACGAGGACACCCTCGACCGGGCGCACCTGCTCGTGGAGGACTTCGAGGCCACCTACGCCCAGGGCAGCATGCGGCTGTACGAGCACGGCGAGGACGGGGTGTGGCGCACCGTCGCGCGGCTGCCGCTGACGGGCACGTCGGTCCACGCGGCCACCGCGGACCGGGTCGGCTGA
- a CDS encoding TraR/DksA family transcriptional regulator, with protein MSGQDEARERLTALRAATTARLAALDRSFADVVAAAEGANTDDEHDPEGTTIGYERAQVVALTGSARHTLGEVDAALDRLEHGTYGICERCGNPVEPGRLEARPTATHCVSCARSAAR; from the coding sequence GTGTCGGGGCAGGACGAGGCACGCGAGCGGCTGACGGCGCTGCGGGCGGCGACCACCGCCCGTCTCGCCGCGCTGGACCGGTCCTTCGCCGACGTCGTGGCCGCTGCCGAGGGAGCGAACACCGACGACGAGCACGACCCGGAGGGCACCACCATCGGGTACGAGCGGGCCCAGGTGGTGGCCCTCACCGGGAGCGCGCGGCACACGCTCGGCGAGGTCGACGCCGCGCTGGACCGGCTCGAACACGGCACGTACGGCATCTGCGAGCGCTGCGGGAACCCGGTCGAGCCGGGCCGCCTGGAGGCACGGCCGACGGCGACGCACTGCGTCTCCTGCGCCCGGTCCGCCGCCCGCTGA
- a CDS encoding mannose-1-phosphate guanylyltransferase, protein MTEPVLHAIVPAGGAGTRLWPLSRRAAPKFLLDLTGAGRTLLQQTLDRLAPLTGPGGTVVVTGAVHAEEVHRQLPDLGEADLLAEPAPRDSMAAIGLAAAVLQRRHGDVVVGSFAADHVIADGTAFERAVREAAEVARAGYLVTIGIEADHPSTAFGYVRAGDPVDLGGAPAPTARVVRGFTEKPDAATAERYLATGEYRWNAGMFVVRAQVLLDHLAEQRPELAAGLAEIADAWDGPARAEVLGRVWPGLEKIAIDHAIAEPVAARGGVAVVPAAMGWDDVGDFASLASILAGDGAVLGDAGLVITEASDGALVVPAGRTVAVLGIPGAVVVDTPDALLVTTREHAQRVKGVVDRLTAQGRTELL, encoded by the coding sequence ATGACCGAGCCCGTCCTCCACGCGATCGTGCCGGCCGGCGGCGCCGGTACCCGGCTGTGGCCCCTGTCCCGGCGCGCGGCGCCGAAGTTCCTTCTGGACCTCACCGGCGCCGGCCGCACCCTGCTCCAGCAGACCCTCGACCGCCTCGCCCCGCTCACCGGCCCGGGCGGCACCGTCGTCGTCACCGGTGCGGTGCACGCCGAGGAGGTCCACCGCCAGCTGCCCGACCTGGGCGAGGCCGACCTCCTGGCCGAGCCGGCCCCCCGCGACTCCATGGCGGCCATCGGCCTGGCCGCGGCGGTCCTGCAGCGCCGGCACGGCGACGTCGTCGTGGGCTCGTTCGCTGCCGACCACGTCATCGCGGACGGGACCGCCTTCGAGCGGGCCGTGCGGGAGGCGGCCGAGGTGGCCCGCGCCGGCTACCTCGTCACCATCGGGATCGAGGCGGACCACCCCTCCACGGCGTTCGGCTACGTCCGCGCCGGGGACCCCGTCGACCTCGGCGGCGCGCCGGCGCCGACCGCGCGGGTGGTGCGCGGCTTCACCGAGAAGCCCGACGCCGCCACCGCCGAGCGCTACCTCGCCACGGGGGAGTACCGGTGGAACGCGGGCATGTTCGTCGTGCGGGCCCAGGTCCTGCTCGACCACCTCGCCGAGCAGCGCCCCGAGCTGGCCGCCGGTCTGGCCGAGATCGCCGACGCGTGGGACGGCCCGGCCCGGGCCGAGGTCCTCGGGCGGGTCTGGCCGGGGCTGGAGAAGATCGCGATCGACCACGCCATCGCCGAGCCGGTCGCCGCCCGCGGCGGCGTCGCCGTCGTCCCGGCCGCGATGGGCTGGGACGACGTCGGTGACTTCGCCTCCCTCGCGTCGATCCTCGCGGGCGACGGCGCGGTGCTCGGTGACGCCGGGCTGGTCATCACCGAGGCCTCGGACGGCGCCCTCGTGGTCCCCGCCGGGCGGACCGTGGCTGTCCTCGGCATCCCCGGCGCGGTCGTGGTGGACACCCCGGACGCGTTGCTGGTCACCACCAGGGAGCACGCCCAACGGGTCAAGGGCGTCGTCGACCGGCTCACCGCGCAGGGCCGCACCGAGCTCCTCTGA